A stretch of Pseudomonas sp. LRP2-20 DNA encodes these proteins:
- a CDS encoding amino acid aminotransferase — MSLFSAVELAPRDPILGLNEAFNADPRTDKVNLGVGVYCNEEGRIPLLRAVIEAETQRAAQHASRGYLPIDGIATYDQAVQKLLFGAESPLLAAGRVVTVQAVGGTGALKIGADFLKRISPNAVVAISDPSWENHRALFESAGFPVQNYRYYDAPSNDVNRAGMLEDLNALPSGSIVVLHACCHNPTGVDLTLDDWKNVLEVVKAKGHVPFLDMAYQGFGDGIGEDAFAVRLFAESGMEFFVSSSFSKSFSLYGERVGALSIVTASKDESTRVLSQVKRVIRTTYSNPPTHGATIVATVLNSAELRQMWEAELGEMRERIHGMRKQMVALLAEYGAKRDFSFVGRQVGMFSYSGLTVEQVTRLKNDFGIYALDTGRIAVAALNQSNIHVVTKAIVEVL; from the coding sequence ATGAGCCTGTTTTCCGCTGTCGAGCTGGCACCCCGCGACCCTATCCTGGGCCTCAACGAAGCCTTCAACGCCGACCCACGTACCGACAAGGTCAACCTGGGCGTAGGCGTTTACTGCAATGAGGAAGGCCGCATTCCGCTGCTGCGCGCCGTGATCGAAGCCGAGACCCAGCGTGCTGCCCAGCACGCCTCGCGCGGCTACCTGCCGATCGATGGTATCGCCACCTACGACCAGGCCGTGCAGAAGCTGCTGTTCGGTGCCGAGTCGCCACTGCTGGCCGCTGGCCGCGTGGTCACCGTGCAGGCCGTCGGCGGCACTGGCGCTCTGAAGATCGGCGCCGACTTCCTCAAGCGCATTTCGCCGAACGCCGTGGTCGCCATCAGCGACCCGAGCTGGGAAAACCACCGTGCGCTGTTCGAAAGCGCTGGCTTCCCGGTGCAGAACTATCGCTACTACGACGCACCGAGCAACGACGTCAACCGTGCCGGCATGCTCGAAGACCTCAACGCCCTGCCGTCCGGCTCGATCGTGGTACTGCACGCCTGCTGCCACAACCCGACCGGCGTAGACCTGACCCTGGACGACTGGAAAAACGTTCTGGAAGTGGTCAAGGCCAAAGGCCACGTGCCGTTCCTCGACATGGCCTACCAAGGCTTTGGTGACGGCATCGGCGAAGACGCCTTCGCTGTGCGCCTGTTCGCCGAGTCGGGCATGGAGTTCTTCGTTTCCAGCTCGTTCTCCAAGTCGTTCTCGCTGTACGGCGAGCGCGTCGGCGCACTGTCGATCGTCACCGCCTCGAAAGACGAAAGCACCCGCGTGCTGTCGCAGGTCAAGCGCGTGATCCGCACCACCTACTCCAACCCGCCGACCCACGGCGCGACCATCGTCGCCACCGTGCTGAACAGCGCCGAACTGCGCCAGATGTGGGAAGCCGAACTGGGCGAGATGCGCGAGCGCATCCATGGCATGCGCAAGCAGATGGTTGCGCTGCTGGCCGAATACGGGGCCAAACGTGACTTCAGCTTCGTCGGCCGCCAGGTGGGCATGTTCTCGTACTCGGGCCTGACCGTTGAGCAGGTTACCCGCCTGAAGAACGACTTTGGCATCTACGCCCTGGACACCGGCCGCATCGCCGTCGCCGCCTTGAACCAGAGCAACATTCACGTGGTCACCAAGGCTATCGTTGAAGTGCTGTAA
- the tmk gene encoding dTMP kinase, with protein MSGLFITLEGPEGAGKSTNRDYLAARLREQGLDVVLTREPGGTPLAEKVRELLLAPSDEAMAADTELLLVFAARAQHLAQVIRPALARGAVVLCDRFTDATYAYQGGGRGLSVARIATLEQFVQGDLRPDLTLVFDLPVEVGLARAAARGRLDRFEQEGQAFFEAVRQAYLQRAQSEPQRYSLLDAAQPLEAVQRAIDALLPAIVGRCRG; from the coding sequence GTGAGCGGCTTGTTTATTACCCTGGAAGGCCCCGAAGGCGCGGGCAAGAGCACCAACCGCGATTACCTGGCCGCACGCCTGCGAGAGCAGGGCCTGGACGTGGTACTGACGCGGGAGCCTGGTGGTACGCCATTGGCAGAAAAGGTTCGTGAGCTGTTGCTGGCGCCAAGCGATGAAGCCATGGCGGCGGACACCGAACTGCTGTTGGTATTCGCTGCCCGCGCCCAGCACCTGGCCCAGGTGATTCGCCCGGCGCTGGCCCGTGGTGCGGTGGTCCTGTGCGATCGCTTCACCGATGCCACCTACGCCTACCAGGGCGGTGGTCGCGGACTGTCCGTGGCGCGTATCGCTACCTTGGAGCAGTTCGTCCAAGGTGATCTGCGCCCGGACCTGACCCTGGTCTTCGACCTGCCGGTGGAAGTCGGCCTGGCCCGTGCCGCCGCGCGCGGCCGCCTGGACCGTTTCGAGCAGGAAGGCCAGGCCTTCTTCGAGGCCGTGCGCCAAGCCTATCTGCAGCGCGCCCAGAGCGAACCCCAGCGCTACAGCCTGCTCGACGCTGCGCAGCCACTGGAAGCCGTGCAGCGCGCCATCGATGCACTGCTGCCGGCCATCGTGGGGCGTTGCCGTGGCTGA
- a CDS encoding DUF4823 domain-containing protein, giving the protein MRSLVLLLTLMALGGCMNVSDMGEGVRYHMSDAGLLDHSDTRRTLSIRLQPDSFIFIGQGAFMPPGKGPVPKQNVVAEEAFKSFVEYFPLVRRAQGPLGLEEAIAQARSVGADYVLYTRFARTDDRIGNGDEWYDEQAVDRLGWDTGVVQMMLIETNTRYLIDTARIKSRGGLLTFHDQSPQDLLGAPMREYARSLLGMSE; this is encoded by the coding sequence ATGCGTAGCCTGGTCTTGCTGCTGACGCTGATGGCGTTGGGCGGTTGCATGAATGTCAGCGATATGGGCGAGGGCGTCCGTTACCACATGAGCGATGCCGGTTTGCTGGACCACAGCGATACCCGTCGTACCCTGTCGATTCGCCTGCAGCCCGATTCGTTCATCTTCATTGGCCAGGGCGCGTTCATGCCGCCAGGCAAGGGCCCGGTGCCGAAGCAGAACGTCGTGGCCGAGGAGGCCTTCAAGAGCTTCGTCGAGTATTTCCCGCTGGTGCGTCGCGCCCAAGGGCCGCTGGGGCTTGAGGAAGCGATTGCCCAGGCCCGATCGGTGGGCGCCGATTATGTGCTGTACACCCGCTTCGCCCGCACGGACGACCGCATCGGCAATGGCGATGAGTGGTATGACGAACAGGCTGTCGATCGACTGGGTTGGGACACCGGTGTCGTGCAGATGATGCTGATCGAGACCAACACGCGCTACCTGATCGACACGGCGCGGATCAAGAGCCGTGGCGGTTTGTTGACGTTCCACGACCAGTCACCGCAGGATTTGCTTGGCGCACCGATGCGCGAGTACGCTCGTAGCCTTCTGGGCATGAGCGAGTGA
- a CDS encoding TatD family hydrolase gives MLVDSHCHLDRLDLSAHQGSLDAALQAARERGVGHFLCIGVSAENAGAVKALSEQYVDVDCSVGIHPLDLAPGETPALEWLLRELAHPHVVAIGETGLDYHYEPEAAELQQASFRLHLEASRQTGKPVIVHTRAARADTLALLREANLPQAGVLHCFTEDWDMAKAALDLGYYISLSGIVTFRNADALREVARQVPVDRLLVETDSPYLAPIPHRGKPNLPQYVREVAEYVASLRGVSYDQLAEQTTGNFKRLFPLARVA, from the coding sequence ATGCTCGTAGATTCCCATTGCCATCTCGACCGTCTTGACCTGAGCGCCCACCAGGGCTCCCTCGATGCTGCCCTGCAGGCGGCGCGCGAGCGTGGGGTCGGGCATTTCCTGTGCATTGGCGTCAGCGCCGAAAATGCCGGGGCGGTGAAGGCGCTGAGTGAGCAGTACGTCGATGTCGACTGCTCGGTCGGTATTCACCCGCTGGACCTGGCGCCGGGCGAGACGCCGGCGCTGGAATGGCTGCTGCGCGAGCTGGCGCACCCGCATGTGGTGGCGATCGGTGAAACTGGCCTGGATTACCACTACGAGCCGGAAGCCGCCGAGTTGCAGCAGGCGTCGTTCCGCCTGCACCTGGAAGCTTCGCGCCAGACTGGCAAGCCGGTGATCGTGCATACCCGTGCTGCCCGTGCCGATACGCTGGCGTTGCTGCGTGAAGCGAACCTGCCGCAGGCGGGCGTGCTGCACTGTTTCACCGAAGACTGGGACATGGCCAAGGCGGCGCTGGACCTGGGTTATTACATTTCGCTGTCTGGCATCGTCACGTTCCGCAATGCCGATGCCCTGCGTGAGGTGGCGCGGCAGGTGCCGGTCGACCGCCTGCTGGTGGAAACCGACTCGCCTTACCTGGCGCCAATCCCGCATCGCGGCAAGCCGAACCTGCCGCAGTATGTTCGGGAGGTGGCGGAGTATGTGGCATCGTTGCGCGGGGTCAGCTACGACCAGTTGGCCGAGCAGACTACCGGCAACTTCAAGCGCCTGTTCCCACTTGCACGAGTGGCCTAA
- a CDS encoding TetR/AcrR family transcriptional regulator: MQKEPRKVREFRRREQEILDTALKLFLEQGEDSVTVEMIADAVGIGKGTIYKHFKSKAEIYLRLMLDYERDLNALLHSADVDRDKEALSRAYFEFRMRDPQRYRLFDRLEEKVVKGNQVPEMVEQLHSIRASNFDRLTQLIKGRISEGKLEDVPPYFHYCAAWALVHGAVALYHSPFWSNVLEDQEGFFQFLMDIGVRMGNKRKRDPETTN, translated from the coding sequence ATGCAGAAAGAACCTCGTAAGGTCCGTGAGTTTCGCCGTCGCGAACAGGAAATCCTCGATACAGCGCTGAAGCTGTTCCTCGAACAGGGTGAAGACAGCGTCACCGTCGAGATGATCGCCGACGCCGTGGGTATCGGCAAAGGTACGATCTACAAGCACTTCAAGTCCAAGGCGGAGATCTACCTGCGCCTGATGCTCGATTATGAGCGTGACTTGAACGCGCTGTTGCACTCGGCCGATGTCGATCGCGACAAGGAGGCGCTGTCGCGCGCCTACTTCGAGTTCCGCATGCGCGACCCGCAGCGCTACCGGCTGTTCGACCGCCTGGAAGAGAAGGTGGTCAAAGGCAACCAGGTGCCGGAAATGGTCGAACAGCTGCACAGCATCCGCGCGTCCAACTTCGACCGCCTCACCCAGCTGATCAAGGGCCGCATCAGCGAAGGCAAGCTCGAAGACGTGCCGCCGTACTTCCACTACTGCGCGGCCTGGGCGCTGGTGCATGGCGCCGTGGCGCTGTACCACTCGCCGTTCTGGAGCAATGTGCTGGAGGATCAGGAGGGCTTCTTCCAGTTCCTCATGGACATCGGCGTGCGCATGGGCAACAAGCGCAAGCGTGATCCGGAAACCACCAACTGA
- a CDS encoding DNA polymerase III subunit delta' translates to MAEAYPWQQALWQQLAGRARHAHAYLLHGPQGIGKRALAERLMARLLCQQPQGLDACGQCKSCLLLKAGSHPDNFVLEPEEADKPIKVDQVRELVSFVVQTAQLGGRKVVLIEPVEAMNVNASNALLKSLEEPSGDTVLLLVSHQPSRLLPTIKSRCQQVVCPQPSQAQSQAWLATALTDSDEAEREELLTLAAGSPLMAVSLQAQGVREQRALVTDGVKKLLKQQQSPSQLAEAWSNVPLLLLFDWFCDWSHLILRYQLTQDEDGLGLADMRKVVQYLAQKARQGKVLEVQAWILEQRQKVLGKANLNRVLLLEALLAHWVQLPGSR, encoded by the coding sequence GTGGCTGAGGCCTACCCCTGGCAGCAGGCGCTCTGGCAGCAACTGGCCGGGCGTGCCCGGCACGCCCATGCCTACCTGCTGCATGGCCCGCAGGGCATCGGCAAACGCGCCTTGGCCGAGCGGCTGATGGCGCGCCTGCTATGCCAGCAGCCGCAGGGGCTGGATGCCTGTGGGCAGTGCAAATCGTGTCTGTTGCTCAAGGCTGGCAGCCACCCGGACAACTTCGTGCTGGAACCGGAAGAAGCCGATAAGCCGATCAAGGTGGACCAGGTACGTGAACTGGTGTCGTTCGTGGTGCAGACGGCGCAGCTGGGCGGGCGTAAAGTGGTGTTGATCGAGCCGGTCGAGGCGATGAACGTCAACGCTTCCAACGCCTTGCTCAAGAGCCTGGAGGAGCCTTCGGGCGATACTGTGTTGCTGCTGGTCAGTCATCAGCCCAGTCGGCTGCTGCCCACCATCAAGAGCCGCTGTCAGCAAGTCGTCTGTCCGCAGCCAAGCCAGGCACAGAGCCAGGCCTGGCTGGCCACGGCATTGACCGACAGCGATGAGGCAGAGCGCGAGGAGCTGCTGACGCTGGCCGCCGGGTCGCCGTTGATGGCCGTGAGTCTGCAAGCTCAAGGTGTGCGTGAGCAAAGGGCTCTGGTGACCGACGGGGTGAAGAAGCTGCTCAAGCAGCAGCAATCGCCCAGCCAGTTGGCCGAGGCCTGGAGCAACGTACCGTTGTTGCTGTTGTTCGACTGGTTCTGCGACTGGTCGCACCTGATTCTGCGCTACCAGTTGACCCAGGATGAAGACGGGTTAGGTTTGGCCGACATGCGCAAGGTAGTGCAATACCTGGCGCAGAAGGCTCGTCAGGGTAAGGTGCTGGAAGTCCAGGCGTGGATCCTTGAACAGCGCCAGAAGGTGCTCGGTAAAGCCAACCTCAATCGCGTTTTGCTGCTGGAAGCCTTGCTGGCCCATTGGGTACAGCTGCCGGGTTCCCGCTGA
- a CDS encoding cupin domain-containing protein, whose protein sequence is MKPSSLCLALFVSTGLLGGQSAAWAHGDMPDQVKVLQQKQPANAPGKKAVMLTVSYAPGQASPAHQHPGAVMAYVLEGAVVSKLNDEQEKTYKAGEYWYEAPGTVHSVSRNASNSRPAKLLVWSLVDEGKPVTELLGE, encoded by the coding sequence ATGAAACCTTCCAGTCTTTGCCTTGCCTTGTTCGTCAGTACTGGTCTGCTCGGTGGCCAGAGCGCCGCTTGGGCGCACGGCGACATGCCTGATCAGGTAAAGGTCTTGCAGCAAAAACAACCCGCCAATGCGCCTGGCAAGAAAGCCGTCATGCTCACTGTCAGCTACGCCCCCGGGCAGGCATCGCCCGCCCACCAGCATCCTGGTGCCGTCATGGCTTATGTGCTGGAAGGCGCGGTAGTCTCGAAACTCAACGACGAACAGGAAAAGACCTACAAGGCGGGGGAGTACTGGTACGAGGCGCCTGGGACCGTGCACAGCGTTTCGCGCAATGCCAGCAACAGCCGGCCGGCGAAATTGCTGGTGTGGAGCTTGGTGGATGAAGGCAAGCCGGTGACTGAGCTGCTTGGGGAGTGA
- a CDS encoding aminotransferase class V-fold PLP-dependent enzyme — translation MSMFHDEFEQAPGLRYLNHAAIAPWPRRASEAVARFARDNVRLGASDYPTWLATERRLRERLARLINAPSWADIALVKNTSEALSLVAFGLDWQAGDQVVISDEEFPSNRVVWEALAKHGVEVNQVSLAGADPEAALLAACGPRTRLLAVSAVQFASGLRLDLPRLGEGCQARQVLFCVDAIQQIGALPFDVQRYRCDFAMADGHKWMLGPEGLGLFYCRAALRPQLKLHAYGWHMLERLGDFERRDWQPARSARRFESGSPNMLGACALEASLSLLEEIGMDEVGRQLQLRVDQLLQGLNGIPGLHLHSPAAQERRAGIVTFSLQGRDSAVIYRSLVAEQTICALRGPGVRFSPHFYTSGQLIDEAVQQVKRLAMR, via the coding sequence ATGTCTATGTTTCACGATGAGTTCGAACAGGCGCCAGGGCTGCGTTACCTGAACCACGCGGCCATCGCTCCCTGGCCGCGCCGGGCCAGCGAGGCCGTGGCGCGGTTTGCCCGTGACAATGTGCGCCTGGGGGCGAGCGACTACCCGACATGGCTGGCCACCGAACGCAGGCTGCGCGAAAGGCTGGCGCGGCTGATCAACGCGCCCTCCTGGGCAGACATCGCGCTGGTGAAGAACACGTCCGAGGCGCTGTCGCTGGTTGCTTTCGGTCTCGACTGGCAGGCCGGTGACCAAGTGGTGATCAGTGATGAGGAATTTCCTTCCAACCGGGTCGTCTGGGAAGCGTTGGCCAAGCATGGCGTCGAGGTGAACCAGGTGAGCCTTGCCGGGGCAGACCCGGAAGCCGCGCTGCTCGCCGCCTGCGGCCCGCGCACGCGCTTGCTGGCGGTGAGCGCCGTGCAGTTCGCCAGCGGGCTGCGCCTGGACCTGCCTCGCCTCGGCGAGGGCTGCCAGGCTCGCCAGGTGCTGTTCTGTGTCGATGCCATCCAGCAGATTGGCGCCCTGCCCTTCGACGTGCAGCGCTACCGCTGCGATTTCGCCATGGCCGACGGCCACAAGTGGATGTTGGGCCCCGAGGGCCTGGGCTTGTTCTATTGCCGCGCCGCCTTGCGCCCGCAGCTGAAGCTGCATGCCTATGGCTGGCATATGCTGGAACGTCTGGGCGACTTCGAACGCCGCGACTGGCAGCCGGCCCGCAGCGCAAGGCGCTTCGAAAGCGGCAGCCCGAACATGCTGGGCGCGTGCGCCCTGGAAGCCAGCCTGTCATTGCTGGAGGAAATCGGCATGGACGAGGTCGGCCGACAATTGCAGTTGCGGGTCGATCAACTGCTGCAAGGGCTGAACGGTATTCCCGGCTTGCATCTGCATAGTCCTGCTGCCCAGGAAAGACGGGCGGGTATCGTGACCTTCAGCCTTCAGGGGCGGGACAGTGCGGTTATCTACCGAAGCCTGGTGGCGGAGCAGACGATTTGTGCACTGAGAGGGCCCGGTGTGCGATTTTCGCCACATTTCTACACCAGTGGGCAGTTGATCGACGAAGCTGTTCAGCAAGTAAAGCGTCTTGCCATGCGTTGA
- a CDS encoding GTP 3',8-cyclase MoaA, whose protein sequence is MIVDRQGRRFRNLRVSLTAACNYACSYCVPDGKRLVAAQDELSAEALARGVGYLIEAAGIERLRITGGEPLVSPRLDAFLAAVAKLDLDDIALTTNGQLLARKLPQLQAAGIRRLNVSLDTLDPQAFRRIARGGDLASVLAGMDKASAMGMRIKVNMVPMRGQNLDQVLPMLDYCMARGFELRFIELMRMGHLARDNNAFLQQFVGLDALLDVIGTRYGYQQVEAPLDATALRYRIPGHGQFGVIANESVPFCRTCSRLRLSSTGWLHGCLSSSNRHFVGDLLEKPRHQALPGLQRLLVKALADKQELAFSGGVMVMKVIGG, encoded by the coding sequence ATGATCGTCGATCGTCAAGGCAGGCGTTTTCGCAACCTGCGCGTCAGCCTGACGGCTGCCTGCAACTATGCCTGCAGCTACTGCGTGCCTGACGGCAAGCGCCTGGTCGCAGCCCAGGATGAGCTGTCGGCGGAGGCCTTGGCGCGTGGTGTGGGCTACCTCATCGAAGCCGCCGGCATCGAGCGTTTGCGCATCACCGGAGGCGAGCCGCTGGTCAGCCCTCGGCTGGATGCCTTTCTGGCGGCGGTGGCCAAGCTCGACCTGGACGACATCGCGCTGACCACCAACGGCCAGCTGCTCGCACGCAAACTGCCTCAGCTGCAGGCGGCCGGCATTCGTCGCCTGAACGTGTCCCTCGATACCCTCGATCCTCAGGCATTCCGCCGCATCGCCCGTGGCGGTGATCTGGCCAGTGTGCTGGCAGGCATGGACAAAGCCAGCGCCATGGGCATGCGCATCAAGGTCAACATGGTGCCAATGCGTGGCCAGAACCTCGATCAGGTGCTGCCGATGCTCGACTATTGCATGGCACGTGGCTTCGAGCTGCGCTTCATCGAACTGATGCGCATGGGGCATCTGGCCCGGGACAACAATGCGTTCCTGCAGCAGTTTGTCGGGCTCGATGCGTTGCTCGATGTGATTGGCACCAGGTATGGCTATCAACAGGTCGAGGCGCCGCTGGACGCCACGGCGCTGCGCTACCGGATCCCCGGGCACGGCCAGTTCGGCGTCATCGCCAACGAAAGCGTGCCGTTCTGCCGTACCTGCTCGCGGCTGCGGCTGTCCTCTACCGGCTGGCTGCACGGCTGCCTGTCTTCGAGCAATCGTCACTTTGTCGGCGACCTGCTGGAAAAACCACGTCATCAGGCGCTGCCAGGTTTGCAACGGTTGCTGGTAAAAGCCCTGGCAGACAAACAGGAACTGGCGTTTTCCGGAGGGGTGATGGTGATGAAGGTGATTGGCGGCTGA
- the uvrB gene encoding excinuclease ABC subunit UvrB produces the protein MSEFQLVTRFQPAGDQPEAIRQMVEGIDAGLSHQTLLGVTGSGKTFSIANVIQQVQRPTLVLAPNKTLAAQLYGEFKAFFPNNAVEYFVSYYDYYQPEAYVPSSDTFIEKDASINDHIEQMRLSATKALLERRDAIIVTTVSCIYGLGSPETYLKMVLHVDRGDKLDQRALLRRLADLQYTRNEMDFARATFRVRGDVIDIFPAESDLEAIRIELFDDEVENIAAFDPLTGEVFRKLPRFTFYPKSHYVTPRETLLEAVEGIKVELKDRLEYLQKANKLVEAQRLEQRTRFDLEMILELGYCNGIENYSRYLSGRPAGAPPPTLYDYLPPDALLVIDESHVSVPQVGAMYKGDRSRKETLVEYGFRLPSALDNRPMRFDEWEDVSPQTIFVSATPGPYEAEHAGRVVEQVVRPTGLVDPQVEVRPALTQVDDLLSEIRKRVDQGDRVLATTLTKRMAEDLTDYLADHDVRVRYLHSDIDTVERVEIIRDLRLGTFDVLVGINLLREGLDMPEVSLVAILDADKEGFLRSERSLIQTIGRAARNLNGRAILYADNITGSMQRAIDETERRREKQIAFNQANGIVPKGVVKDITDIMEGATVPGARSKKRKGMAKAAEESARYEAELRTPGEITKRIKQLEEKMMQFARDLEFEAAAQLRDEITQLRERLITS, from the coding sequence ATGTCCGAGTTCCAGCTCGTCACCCGTTTCCAGCCGGCCGGCGACCAGCCCGAGGCCATCCGCCAGATGGTCGAGGGCATCGACGCGGGCCTGTCGCACCAGACCCTGCTCGGGGTGACCGGCTCAGGCAAGACCTTCAGCATCGCCAACGTCATCCAGCAGGTGCAGCGGCCAACCCTGGTGCTGGCGCCGAACAAGACCCTGGCGGCGCAGCTGTATGGCGAGTTCAAGGCGTTCTTCCCGAACAACGCGGTGGAGTACTTCGTTTCCTACTACGACTACTACCAGCCCGAGGCCTACGTGCCGTCGTCGGACACCTTCATCGAGAAGGATGCCTCGATCAACGACCACATCGAACAGATGCGCCTGTCGGCGACCAAGGCGCTGCTGGAACGGCGCGACGCGATCATCGTCACCACCGTGTCATGCATCTATGGCCTGGGCAGCCCCGAGACCTACCTGAAGATGGTCCTGCACGTCGATCGCGGCGACAAGCTCGACCAGCGTGCGCTGCTGCGCCGCCTGGCCGACCTGCAGTACACCCGCAACGAAATGGACTTCGCCCGCGCCACCTTCCGTGTGCGCGGTGACGTGATCGACATCTTCCCGGCCGAATCCGACCTCGAGGCCATCCGCATCGAGCTGTTCGACGACGAAGTGGAGAACATCGCCGCCTTCGATCCCCTGACCGGCGAGGTCTTCCGCAAGCTGCCGCGTTTCACTTTCTACCCCAAGAGCCACTACGTGACCCCGCGGGAAACCCTGCTGGAGGCGGTGGAGGGCATCAAGGTAGAACTCAAGGACCGGCTCGAGTACCTGCAAAAGGCCAACAAGCTGGTCGAAGCCCAGCGCCTGGAACAGCGCACCCGTTTTGATCTGGAGATGATCCTCGAGCTCGGTTACTGCAACGGCATCGAGAACTACTCGCGTTACCTGTCCGGGCGCCCGGCCGGCGCGCCGCCGCCCACCCTCTACGACTATCTGCCGCCCGATGCGCTGTTGGTGATCGACGAGTCCCATGTCAGCGTTCCGCAGGTCGGCGCCATGTACAAGGGCGACCGCTCGCGCAAGGAAACCCTGGTCGAATACGGCTTCCGCCTGCCGTCGGCGTTGGACAACCGGCCGATGCGCTTTGACGAGTGGGAGGATGTCAGCCCCCAGACCATCTTCGTGTCGGCCACCCCAGGCCCCTACGAGGCCGAGCATGCAGGCCGCGTGGTAGAGCAGGTAGTGCGCCCGACTGGCCTGGTCGATCCGCAGGTGGAAGTGCGCCCGGCGCTGACCCAGGTCGATGACCTGCTGTCGGAGATCCGCAAGCGCGTCGATCAGGGCGATCGGGTACTGGCCACCACGCTGACCAAGCGCATGGCCGAAGACCTTACCGATTACCTGGCCGACCATGATGTGCGGGTGCGCTACCTGCACTCGGACATCGACACGGTGGAGCGCGTCGAGATCATCCGCGACCTGCGCCTGGGCACCTTCGATGTGCTGGTGGGTATCAACCTGCTGCGCGAGGGCCTGGACATGCCCGAGGTGTCGCTGGTGGCGATTCTCGATGCCGACAAGGAAGGCTTCCTGCGCTCCGAGCGCTCGCTGATCCAGACCATCGGCCGCGCTGCCCGTAACCTCAATGGCCGGGCGATCTTGTATGCCGACAACATCACTGGCTCCATGCAACGCGCCATCGACGAGACCGAACGGCGGCGCGAGAAACAGATCGCCTTCAACCAGGCCAACGGCATCGTACCCAAGGGTGTGGTCAAGGACATCACCGACATCATGGAAGGCGCCACCGTGCCCGGCGCGCGCAGCAAGAAGCGCAAGGGCATGGCCAAGGCGGCGGAAGAGAGCGCCCGCTACGAGGCCGAGCTGCGTACCCCGGGCGAGATCACCAAGCGCATCAAGCAGCTGGAAGAGAAGATGATGCAGTTTGCCCGCGACCTGGAGTTCGAAGCCGCCGCGCAGTTGCGTGATGAGATTACCCAGTTGCGTGAGCGCCTGATCACCAGCTGA
- a CDS encoding DUF1285 domain-containing protein translates to MTDSGKANDLLAQIPKHKGLPPVHLWNPDFCGDIDMRIARDGTWYYLGTPIGRKPMVRLFSTIIRRDGDDYFLITPVEKVGIRVDDAPFVAVTLEVLGSGEAQVLRFTSNVEDEAEAGPQNPLRVEIDPLTQEPSPYVLMRTNLEALIHRNVFYQLVDLAVPRMIDGEEWLGVWSHGEFYPIGRNC, encoded by the coding sequence ATGACGGATTCCGGCAAGGCCAACGATTTATTGGCGCAGATTCCCAAGCACAAGGGGCTGCCGCCGGTGCATCTGTGGAACCCGGATTTCTGCGGCGATATCGACATGCGTATCGCCCGCGATGGCACCTGGTATTACCTGGGCACACCCATCGGGCGCAAGCCGATGGTTCGCTTGTTCTCCACGATCATTCGCCGCGATGGCGATGATTATTTCCTGATCACGCCGGTGGAGAAGGTTGGCATCCGCGTCGATGATGCGCCGTTCGTGGCCGTGACGTTGGAGGTGCTGGGCAGCGGCGAGGCACAGGTGCTGCGCTTTACCAGCAATGTCGAGGACGAGGCCGAGGCGGGGCCACAGAATCCGTTGCGGGTCGAAATCGATCCGCTCACCCAGGAGCCATCACCCTACGTCTTGATGCGCACGAATCTGGAAGCGCTGATCCACCGCAATGTGTTCTACCAGTTGGTCGACCTGGCAGTGCCGCGCATGATCGATGGCGAGGAGTGGCTCGGGGTCTGGAGCCACGGCGAGTTCTACCCGATCGGGCGCAATTGCTGA